Genomic segment of Coffea arabica cultivar ET-39 chromosome 1e, Coffea Arabica ET-39 HiFi, whole genome shotgun sequence:
AACAACAAAAAGATGCTCCTTAACGTGGTACCAGAACTAAAATACGGACCACCAGTACCAGCCAAAAATGGACTGCATTTGGAAGGTGGGCTTTGGCTGCTCCATCGCCTGAAGAGAAGTTTGTGTGACCCTTTGGATGGATTGAGGGATGGTGGCCGAGGTTGCAAGTGTGAAAGGTTAAGGTTCAGCTGTGGGTGAAAAGAGGTAAAAGACATGATTGTTATAACCTATGATTCAGTGGTGATTGATGGGATTTTAGAATGTGTTAAGAGTTGCAGATTTTAAAGCCTTGTCATGTGCAGACAATTTTACCATTTACATGTGCAAGAAGTGGAAGAGGAAACCCCCATAAAATCGGAGGGCAGAAGGCAGGCAATAATACGCTCTAGTTGATCATTTTTGGTACTCTGTGGTCTGCGTTTTTGGATAGACACGTTGCGTTTTGACATTTGTGCCTAAGCCCAAGCAAGTTGATCGGCGTCACTCtactatatatatttttacttcttttttttttttttttttggtttgggaCGGACGCTAATAGTGGCATACATTTGTTAATAATGAGTCACATGGattaaatatttttcaattttctttaattatAATGACTAGTGtctatcattatcattatcgtGCATCGAGAAAATACACCGCGGTAAGCTGTGGCAGTAATTAACTAATTATACAAACAAACCAGTAAGGCTTGTTTCATTCAACCGACTCGAGTGAATGCTCGACCGGAAACCTGCTGCTAATGTGCGTCCTGCAACTTCCTCCATTACCGAGCAACTCTGAGCTCTAACTAATACGGTAGATTTTTTAGGACGTCTATTCGTTCGTCTTTACTTCTGCTTTAATCTTAACCGACTGGAATTTCGCTTCTCTTGTTGCCTTTGTTCCAGCTGTActtctcattttctttcttcatatttAGCATTTCGTGAATCTGCTTTTGTTGATTGTGCTGTGATTTGGCGACGCATGGTGGGGAAGCTGCTCTCCCAAAAGGATTCCGTCGAATATTCTTGCGTGTCGGAGTGATTGTGTTGTTAATTTGGTAGGATCGCTACAAATCATAGTCATCTAATGGGGTCCGACAAAGAGCTGTTTGAAATCGAAGTCTAGTATTGGGCGTAATCTAATTAGAGAGAAGAAACGTTTTCTCCTGAAGCTGATCGATCAGGTGGTGCTCTGCGATGACGATGTAGCTGAAGGGATTGAGAAGCAAAAGCATGCCATCCCTTTCAGGCTATGAAGAGGTTCCGCTGCGAGCAAAAGTGGCAGAAAATTGGAAGTATAGGGTGTTTTATCTTCGATTGTGGCGGCACTGATGAAACAATGCTGAATAGCATTTTAGATCAATCTCCGTGGCCCTTTGCTAGCAAGACCCTATTTGGATTCGATTTCCCCCTACTCTCAAGCTACACTACCATACATACAGCTACCAATAAATCAATTGGTATGTTAGGAAGTCGTGAATTTCTCTGAATAACCAATAAATCAATGTATTAGTTGGTAAAAAGCCAAAACCACACGATAAGTATTAAGTATCAAGCCCTTGCATTTGCATTCACCGACTTTTCAAGACTTGTTGCTAATCTAATACACAgagaccaagaaaaaaaaaacatgggaAGCATCACGTCAGAGCCGTTACAAATACCGTAACGTTCCCGACCAAGTATCTGAGTCGTTTTTGTCACCTGATATTGGGTTCTCACCCACGTAACCGATCCCATACTTTGCGCACCTCAAGACAAGAatctcctcctcctcatccCAAATATTCACAGTCACTCGCACCTCCCCAAATATTCAGTCCCGCAAGCTATCTATTGACTATCCTCCTTTTTTCTCCACCACCCTTCCCCGCATTCCCTCACTTCAAGCAAATCACACcgacgagaaaaaaaaaaaaaaaaagaagagaaatttaCTCCTTCAATTGCCTCACATCATATCCATAACACACATCCCTGACGCATTTGTTGTTTGTTCTGCAACTTCAGATTTAAGCAACGATGGAACGTGCCAAGAATGAACCCGTATCCAAATGTAAAGCCTCTGCCAAAGGGAAGCCTCCGACCAGGCTACAAAAACAAGCACCCACTGCACTACATCTAGATGGCATCAGAAATGCTTCCAAAGTTTTCCCTTGTTCCGATCCTCCTGAGGATGCTTCCTCTCTCGCTGCGATTCCTTTGCTGTCCCCAATTCCCCTACTTTCCCCGTCACGTGAGGCCCCAGATGAATCAAGCGGTGACGGCGGCTGCGGCAACGGCGCCAGTGGTGGAGAACAATGCAGAATTGAACAGCAGAACTTCGGTCACCTTTCAGCAAGTGGTGGGTGGCAGCACCCAGCAGTTACGACCCCGTTAACAGAACCTTCAGCATTATCCGCTATGTTCCAGTCGCAGTGCTCACTTGTAAATCCAAATCAGCTACAGGTTTCCCGGCGTTAGCCTGCTGTTCATCCTCAACTAGGCCTCTTCGCTGAATAATATTACTATCGTCTTAAGGTTTCTTTTGATTGTTTTTTATTCTGTTCAGTTAGAGCTTTCACTCAAATTTAGACCTTTGCCTCGTCAAATGAAAAGAATTATGTTCACTATTGTTCTACCTCTACCGTGATGCAAAAATTAGTGCATATTTAATCCCTCCTTTAAAATTACGGAGTAAAAGGTTGTAGCGGTGTGCTGTTCTGTGGAAAAATCGGAGGAACACAaaaatcacacacacacacgtagAACTCCAAACGGTTGAGCGACTCAGATGGCTTGTGTGCTACATATTGAAGTtgatatttgacaaaaaaaaaaaaaaagatggctTGTGTGCGCTGATTAAATATGATTAAACTGATCAAAATAGGATTCAAACAAAGATTCAGGAAAAAAAAGCAGTAGATGATGCAATTTACTATCTATCATCCAACAAGTGTCATATAAGGTTTTACTATAGATGCAGTAATACATTACAGTAAACAGGTAAAAGCTTCAACGTAGAGCCTCTCTAGGAAAAACATTTTAACTCATCCTCTCCTCTCCCAAGTTTCCACCACCTAATATTCAACCAAAGGCATACTCAGAAACAGCAAGACTCATCTCATCAGTTTTAATCTCTCAGGAGTAAAAACTTTTCTGACATTCACAAGAGCAGCAACAACTCAGAACTCGAACTCTCCTGTTGCCTGCAGAAAAGGATGAAATTTGTAATTATGATGAAATTTGGATAGTGAAAACATCGAAGGCAACCAGAAcgccaaaaaaaataaaaataaataacaatgaTGAAGTAGGAAAAGAATAAAGTCGTACACACCTTATTAAAGAGAATGTCTTTATTGTTTATGCGCATTATCCCATCCTTTAAAGTGCACTTCCACCTGCTCTTGGTACGCGTCACCTATCAAAACAAAAATGACATCCTTTAAATGCTGAAATGGTGGGAAAATTAAGGGCAGCAAAAACCCATACTTGATTGATGGTGAAAAGAGAAGCAATGGAATGATGAGGAAGAGTCTAGCACAGTACCTTATCAAACTGTGCCAAAACCAAATGAGTAGTATTTAAATCCTCCCCTTGATCCACGTCATCcaattcatcatcatcatcttcgttTAAAggttcatcttcatcatcatctacAGTGTCATTCTGGGTGACAGCAGCAGGTGTAGCCGCTTGTATGTCTAAGTTATGCAGATTAAAGGAAGTTCCAACATCAGAAACGTACAGAGTGAGGGCAACTCTTATTATTTTGGACGAAATAGAATTTCACTTTACCATTTGGTGCAGGCGTATTAACGATGTTATAGTCTTCATTGACAACTCCCTGATAATTGTATATCTACACAAAGTGAGTAAACCATGTTAGTCAATACAAACTGGCAGGAGGTGAATAAACCGTGCTTGATGATTTTATAGCTCCAAAAGATGAAGAAGATAACATGTGCAAGATAAAGAGATCTTCCAAACAAATGGAATATGAGACCATTCTAGTATAACAAGGACAccaaaatttatataaatataaaaaaacaaATGTACAAGATAACATGTTACTGCTCCTACGGATTTGGAAATGTACAAAGTAAATGTTTTAGTTGCACTGCCAACATCATTCTTTACCATTTTAATAAAGGATCATAAGATTGTATCCAAACCCTCTATCAACCAGTTGTTTCCAAACCACATTCAATTTAAACAAACTGGATAGACGGAGAAACACAGAGAGAACATTAAGAGAGGCATTGATTCATGTAGACTTATGCCAAGACACTCCCCTGCACCTATTGGATATAACACTCAAAACTCCTCCTAAAATTAGTTCTTCAAAACTTGATCAAGTAGAACCAACCTCCATTCCTGTCAGAATATTAACCAAAGCGCAGACATGAACTTCTGATACATTATGCAGGAATCCTTAACGTATTTCAACTATGATTACTGCTTTTATGGCCCAATTGTCAAACAAATCCGTAAAGCTGATAACCACGAGTCTAACAATCATTCCCACAGTGATAGTACCAAATGCAAACCTTTACTAGCACTCTGCTTTACAAGAAATTCTATTTATACAAATACATAATCAACAGATCAGGTAGTTAAAAAGTGATCGTAAACCTGACATAGCTAAAAGAACATGACGTTCAAGTCATAAAAGCAGATCGTACATTAGGTGTTGAAAGCACGTCATCATATGGATCAGGTATTGGACCATCTAGTTGAGAAATCCTGGACACAGACCTCCCTCCTTGCAGAGACATTTCAGCTCCAGCAATGGTTGTGTTGTGTTGGGTGTTACTCCCTTGTCCTACCTAGGGAATGACAAACAACTCTGTCAAAATTGCTTCGGAAGCAGAGATAACAGATACTAAGAACGAAATTaacaatggatggaaatgcGAAATTCTAGAAATCAACCATTACTGGCATTTTTTTGGTAGGTTCTAACAAACTCAGCAGATCAATGACAAGACAATAGGGTCTAAATTACCCGATTTTGATATTTCTTGAAGCTAGTTAATTGCAGACCATGAATTCTAAACAGATTTTGGATTGAGAAAAGGAAACCTttaattcatttgaaattgtatCCCCAGCTCCATCTTGTTGCGGTATGTAACCACCATTAGGGTACTGTGAAGCAAATTCATCCCGTTTTCTCTTTCCAGCAGACATCATGAAGAAATCCTGCAATCACATAATCAAGTCCATCAGTGAGGTAAAGATATTTAACTCCAATACAGGGAAGCAAGGCAGTGAATATAACCAATGAGAGCTATAAAAATTACTTAGAAATGTAGTATACGTAAATTTCATTCAAAGGATAGAAATAAGAAAGaagcaaaaaatatatatgtactcACACTTTCAGCAAGTTGAAGTCAAAATCATAGAGCCTACCACAAACTTTTAATTAGACAAATCTGGATACCAAATAATATACCAATTCCATAATTTTCCATCATGTCCACAACAACTAAAACTATTGGTTAGCATCTTTTGTACTGTTTCAACCTCACTTTTTACTTTCGAAGAAAATAGCGTCTTTCTGTACAAGAGTCACCCAAGGAAACACATTTTCCCATCCTCTCCAAGTCATAGGTATTGATAGGTAAGTAATGCATATAGCTGAGTTCCAGAACTGCTTCCAGAAAAACCACAAGCAAAATGTAAACATGTAATGTCAGAAGAGTCTCAATCAAAAGATTGTAATTAcaaattcaattttgatcatcacCATAGCATCAAGTCAAGATGAATTccactttaaataaaaaaatatcaaGGCAAGTGTGAATAAATACACATCCACATTCCTGTCAGCTAACAGTTGACATCCTTCCCAGAACCTATCAGCATGCTTTAACCCCTTCCTAAATGTTCATCCACCAAGCTGTAACTGgaaagaaatgaaataaaaccaaggacataaaaaaggaaaaatcacaCTGTACCTTCTACCAGAAGTTTAAACCAAAATAGTAGTAAATCAATCATTAATGAAATACACTTACTATGTGACACCAAAAATCACCCTATATAAGAAATATGCAGAGAAAAAAAATGCCTACCGTATTCATCAGCTATAAAACATATTGCCAAATGTGATTCTAACTCTGATCAACTACTCCAATTAGAAAATAATGTTTAAAAAGCCCAGCATCTCCATGGTCACTTCTTATTTTAAACCTAATTGTATCTGTCATCATGGCGAGGATGCTCAAAAGACATTCAGACCAGGTGTCTGCTGTTATAGGCTCCAAGTACCAAGAAATGGATGGAGTGCTTTCCTCCACGTGCCATTCAAGTATGCTTACACATTCATGCACTCTGAGTTAGCTTTGTCAATTCTCAGTAAAGCACATAGCTTAAGGTAAATAATCTAGCTAGAACATAATGAACAACGTTGAAAACTCCAAGCCATGCTGTTTAATGAATTAGAAAGCACTAATAGACACAGGTCCTGTCAAGATCTGATGACCATGGAAATGAGGAACTCCAAGAAGAAACAGAAAGAAACAATCTGACAAATGGAAGCTAGATGCCCTTGTTCTCAGGTAAGCTCTCCTCAtccatgagagagagagagagagatagacgTGGggccacacacacacacagatgcTTAACAGATAGTCACACATGATTCTAGCTCCAGGTCAATTActacaattaaaaaataaagttcagaAGTCTAAAATATCCATAGTGGCCTCTTATATTAAATCACTACCTGTACACATTATCATGAAATGCATGCCCAATCCATAACATCCAGACAAGGTGGCGTCAcacattctgatttagctttatCAATTCTAAGAAAGCACATGGTTTAAGGCAACGCTCCGTGACATAGTGGAACATATACAAAGCTCCAAGACATCCtatttgatgaactagaaaTCACTACTTGACAGGGGTCCTCTCAACTCTCAAAAGCCGATGCAAACAAACAAAAGGTGATTAAAACAAGGAAAGCCAAGCAGAAACTTAAAGAAGCAATCTTCATAATTGGAGATCAGAGATGCTCATTCTCACCAAGCTCCGCCTGCCCCCTCTCTTTCCCTCTTCCTATCCCTCCCTCTCTGCcctctcttcctcttgcacATACAAAAAACACAGAGAgagacacacacacatacaagGTGATGCTCGCATCAAGGATGGTTAACACAAAAATCTCTCTCCCGCTTTCCTCTAGAATCTACGAACTTCTAAAACAATCAACACAAAAATATACTGGTCACTGAAGGACAGTCAATCAAGCTGTTCTGACAGAGCAAAGGATGCACACAATTATGGTCAGACATCATTGTCATTATGTGATCACGACTATAAACATGCAGTTCAGTTTTCAACCTACTAAACTAAATTTTCCTCCATTTATGTTGCACAGCAAGGCATATTTGGAAGGAAAGAAGTCCACTGTCCCATTTATCTGGTAAGACAGTTAAGAGATCTATTGCTAATTTAATCTGAACATAAGGCCAGCATCTTTAACTACacttttttagaaatttgagaTTCCACACAATTAATCATTGTCCACACTTGCATGTCTACATCATTCCCCTTATCCCCAGCCTATGACACTACGGTAGCTCATTGAATGCCTTTAAAGAATTTGTGATAGTTATAAATCCAAGGTTACATGTATTCTTGTTGACCACATTGACTCTTCACACTTCCGGAGACAGTTAAAGTCCTTTATCACTCCACAATAAGAAATACTGTACAGTTGCAAATGCACATGGAAGGTAATATTCATAAGGAGGAAACAATTCCTTGCGTGCTGAGAACATCAGATGACCCAATTTCAACTCGACTTATATTCTTTTAATCAGTAGATAGCCTTCATTGAGTCCAACCTAGTTTACGAGTAATCACCTGTGTCATGGGTTGATGAGAAGCTCCCCTCTCACCCTCTTCACGGCCTTCCACATAAGCtacaataaaacaaaaaatagttATGTCATAAACTAACGTCATCTGCTGTCTTGTGTCCTCTATGACACACAGTTTTGTAATAGTTTGCTTACCAACGTTAACATCAAGAGGAGGCCTTTGATTCAACCATGGTGAAGGCGGTTGCTGCAGATTTCAATATGTTAATATACAAAACCAAAAACACTAACGAAGAAATAAAGCCTCAGTCTACAGTTTCATCCCCAAAGCGATAATCCATGAAACCCAAAATCTTCAAatggcacaaaaaaaaaacaaaaaaccaagaaaagctCAACAGCAAGTACTGAGGATATAAAATAATCACAAATATGCAATTAGATGCTACAATCTTCAGCAAAACAAAGATGAACTGAAGTAAATACCATATAAGGACTAGGTCTCCCGGGTCCTGGTTTCACTTCAGGAGCACCACCATTATCATTTACAGAAGAATACTCATT
This window contains:
- the LOC113710183 gene encoding transcription initiation factor IIA large subunit isoform X2 — translated: MASSTTSNVYIHVIDDVINKVREEFINNGGPGESVLTELQGLWELKMMQAGAILGPIERSSAPKATPGVTPVHDLNVPYEGTEEYETPTADMLFPPTPLQTPMPTPLPGMAQTPLPGNAQTPLPGTAQTPLPGTADSSLYNIPTGGTPITPNEYSSVNDNGGAPEVKPGPGRPSPYMQPPSPWLNQRPPLDVNVAYVEGREEGERGASHQPMTQDFFMMSAGKRKRDEFASQYPNGGYIPQQDGAGDTISNELKVGQGSNTQHNTTIAGAEMSLQGGRSVSRISQLDGPIPDPYDDVLSTPNIYNYQGVVNEDYNIVNTPAPNDIQAATPAAVTQNDTVDDDEDEPLNEDDDDELDDVDQGEDLNTTHLVLAQFDKVTRTKSRWKCTLKDGIMRINNKDILFNKATGEFEF
- the LOC113710183 gene encoding transcription initiation factor IIA large subunit isoform X1, with translation MASSTTSNVYIHVIDDVINKVREEFINNGGPGESVLTELQGLWELKMMQAGAILGPIERSSAPKATPGVTPVHDLNVPYEGTEEYETPTADMLFPPTPLQTPMPTPLPGMAQTPLPGNAQTPLPGTAQTPLPGTADSSLYNIPTGGTPITPNEYSSVNDNGGAPEVKPGPGRPSPYMQPPSPWLNQRPPLDVNVGKQTITKLCVIEDTRQQMTLVYDITIFCFIVAYVEGREEGERGASHQPMTQDFFMMSAGKRKRDEFASQYPNGGYIPQQDGAGDTISNELKVGQGSNTQHNTTIAGAEMSLQGGRSVSRISQLDGPIPDPYDDVLSTPNIYNYQGVVNEDYNIVNTPAPNDIQAATPAAVTQNDTVDDDEDEPLNEDDDDELDDVDQGEDLNTTHLVLAQFDKVTRTKSRWKCTLKDGIMRINNKDILFNKATGEFEF